A single genomic interval of Juglans regia cultivar Chandler chromosome 1, Walnut 2.0, whole genome shotgun sequence harbors:
- the LOC108996004 gene encoding TOM1-like protein 2, with translation MDKLKLAEWGERLKTGGAQMGRMMSEKVKGILQSPTPESKMVDEATSESMEEPNWGTNLRICKMINSEELSGTEIVRSIKKKISGGEGAVSQRLSLDLLEACAMNCEKVFSEVASEKVLDEMVKMIDNPQTDRGNRKRAMDLIRAWGESGDLAYLPVFRQAYMGLKGRSIPPLVEEGNSLPMQYSLESYVHQQPVSPPGSYPIPDTGMHDSGGSAFPFNYPGLSVEEKKEYLVVTRNSLELLSSILDAEAEPKPLKEDLTISMLEKCKQSQPVIKDIIESTTDDEGMLVEALYLHDELQQVISKYEQLEAAENPGGQQLEKTDPIKYEEVEATQKSGEELPENSVASKSEESEAAQKLEGKLPENPYPLKAEPIATSTLVDLSEAEGCDSGRKKKNEE, from the exons ATGGACAAGTTGAAACTAGCCGAATGGGGCGAGCGTTTGAAGACCGGAGGAGCCCAAATGGGCAGAATGATGAGCGAGAAAGTGAAGGGAATCCTCCAGAGCCCCACGCCAGAGTCAAAAATGGTGGACGAGGCCACGTCGGAGTCCATGGAGGAGCCGAACTGGGGGACGAACTTGCGGATATGCAAGATGATCAACAGCGAGGAGTTGAGCGGGACGGAGATCGTCAGGTCGATAAAAAAGAAGATCTCTGGGGGGGAAGGCGCGGTGAGCCAAAGGTTGAGCCTAGATTTGTTGGAGGCTTGTGCCATGAACTGCGAGAAGGTGTTCTCGGAGGTGGCGTCGGAGAAGGTGTTGGATGAAATGGTGAAAATGATCGATAATCCGCAGACGGATCGTGGGAACAGGAAAAGGGCGATGGATTTGATTAGGGCTTGGGGAGAGTCCGGGGACCTGGCGTATCTACCTGTCTTTCGTCAGGCCTACATG GGCTTGAAAGGAAGAAGCATACCTCCACTAGTAGAAGAAGGGAACTCACTCCCCATGCAGTATTCCTTGGAGTCATATGTTCATCAGCAACCTGTGTCTCCACCCGGAAGCTACCCTATTCCTGACACAGGAATGCATGATTCAGGCGGTAGTGCATTCCCTTTTAACTATCCAGGCCTATCAGTTGAAGAGAAGAAGGAATACCTTGTTGTAACTCGAAACAGTCTTGAACTGCTCTCCAGCATATTGGATGCTGAAGCTGAGCCAAAACCTTTGAAG GAGGATCTTACAATAAGCATGCTGGAGAAGTGCAAGCAGTCGCAGCCTGTGATTAAGGATATCATAGAAAGCACTACAGATGATGAAGGGATGCTCGTTGAGGCTCTTTATCTTCATGATGAGCTTCAACAAGTAATCTCCAAGTATGAGCAGTTGGAAGCTGCCGAAAATCCTGGAGGACAACAGCTGGAGAAGACGGACCCCATCAAGTATGAAGAGGTGGAAGCAACTCAAAAGTCTGGAGAAGAATTGCCTGAGAACTCAGTTGCCTCCAAGAGTGAGGAGTCAGAAGCTGCTCAAAAGCTTGAAGGAAAATTGCCAGAAAATCCTTATCCCTTGAAGGCCGAACCGATTGCCACGAGCACACTTGTGGATTTATCCGAAGCAGAGGGCTGTGACTCAGGCCGCaagaagaaaaatgaggaaTGA